In a single window of the Drosophila albomicans strain 15112-1751.03 chromosome 3, ASM965048v2, whole genome shotgun sequence genome:
- the LOC117566817 gene encoding GTPase-GDP dissociation stimulator vimar, producing MATEMDELIEQLKTTSVSQGDATTTLLCEISATKDPKLFDKHELAECFLRLTQSEDTNVRKEAAKCIAEITKSEVQRKKFTKREIIAAFLECLRHVPTEDGSMELPIQICRALGNICYLNDEARDLILDLKGDAVLLQLLDIATIEDAANAPQFIKVRGGLLSNYLLGGEGLAKRAMELGIMQKLQAMIDNGASNVEQHEDLLLNTLPLLSILTENVADLNFEAQLNIQLSRILAASTNPDLAEMCLELLHYQAESDEVKLLLAKDGLCETIYNLLEKYKTLASTSEARALMKLACELIVLVLTGDESMHYLYTTPLLKNMVDWLDSTDIDLLTTGVLALGNFARTDSHCIYFVEQQTMNKLLQVLAKNNGVKDDVRLQHALLSALRNLVIPKPNKNAVIQAGLVQTILPMLEIHQPPVVFKLLGTLRMTVDGQEKLALELLKNKTLIEQLVHWSKSSDYAGVTGESLRLMAWLIKHAYLNKIAYALPRKGDAPAEQIADKIPLSQDYDRSSLNEFLANEGTVEAMVSMLTAQHLVMQNEALIALCILSVVYLSKSGEPEQAQRLQDQLIECNVGAKLAELITKSSDSMTKEIVENLQNCINLLKTAEKLVPHLEQHNINELLKSIPILTEYCTL from the exons atGGCGA CCGAAATGGACGAGCTCATCGAGCAGCTGAAGACGACGAGCGTGAGTCAGGGCGATGCGACAACGACGCTACTCTGCGAGATCTCGGCCACAAAGGATCCCAAGCTGTTTGACAAACACGAGCTGGCCGAATGCTTTCTGCGTCTCACACAGTCCGAGGACACAAATGTGCGCAAGGAGGCGGCCAAATGCATTGCCGAAATCACCAAATCGGAGGTACAACGCAAGAAGTTCACCAAACGTGAAATCATTGCCGCCTTCCTTGAGTGCCTGCGTCATGTGCCCACCGAAGATGGCAGCATGGAGCTGCCCATACAGATATGTCGCGCCCTCGGCAACATTTGCTATCTGAACGATGAGGCGCGTGATCTCATACTCGATCTTAAGGGCGATGCTGtcctgctgcagttgcttgACATTGCCACCATTGAAGATGCCGCCAATGCTCCGCAGTTCATCAAAGTTCGCGGCGGTCTGCTCTCCAATTATCTGTTAGGCGGCGAGGGATTGGCGAAGCGTGCCATGGAGCTGGGCATTATGCAGAAGCTGCAGGCCATGATTGACAACGGCGCCAGCAATGTGGAACAGCATGAGGATCTGTTGTTAAACACATTGCCGCTGCTCAGCATACTCACCGAGAATGTGGCCGATCTGAACTTTGAGGCCCAGTTGAATATACAATTGTCGCGCATTTTGGCTGCCTCCACAAATCCGGATTTGGCCGAGATGTGTCTGGAGCTGTTGCACTACCAGGCGGAGAGTGACGAAGTCAAACTGTTGCTGGCCAAGGATGGACTCTGCGAAACCATCTACAATCTGCTGGAGAAGTACAAGACGCTGGCCAGCACCAGTGAAGCGCGTGCGCTCATGAAATTGGCCTGCGAGCTTATTGTGCTCGTTCTCACTGGCG ATGAGTCCATGCATTATTTGTACACGACGCCGTTGCTAAAGAACATGGTCGATTGGCTGGACTCCACGGACATTGATCTCTTGACCACCGGAGTGTTGGCGTTGGGCAATTTTGCGCGCACCGACAGCCACTGCATTTACTTTGTGGAACAACAGACGATGAACAAACTGCTTCAGGTGCTGGCCAAAAACAATGGCGTCAAGGACGATGTGCGTCTGCAGCATGCGTTGCTTAGTGCATTGCGCAATCTCGTCATACCCAAGCCGAACAAGAATGCTGTCATTCAGGCGGGTCTGGTGCAAACAATTCTGCCAATGCTGGAAATACATCAGCCACCGGTTGTCTTCAAGCTGCTCGGCACGCTTCGCATGACCGTAGATGGTCAGG AGAAACTCGCTTTGGAGCTGCTGAAGAACAAGACGCTCATTGAGCAGTTGGTGCACTGGAGCAAATCGTCCGACTATGCGGGCGTCACTGGCGAATCACTTCGTCTGATGGCCTGGCTAATTAAGCATGCGTATCTCAATAAGATCGCTTATGCTCTTCCACGCAAGGGTGACGCTCCAGCCGAGCAAATTGCAGACAAAATTCCACTCAGTCAGGACTACGATCGCAGCAGTCTAAATGAATTCCTGGCCAACGAGGGCACCGTGGAAGCCATGGTTAGCATGCTGACGGCCCAGCATCTGGTTATGCAGAACGAAGCTTTGATTGCCCTGTGTATACTCTCGGTTGTGTATTTGTCGAAGAGTGGTGAACCGGAGCAAGCGCAAAGGCTGCAGGATCAATTGATTGAGTGTAATGTGGGCGCTAAGCTGGCCGAGTTAATTACCAAGTCATCTGATAGCATGACGAAAGAGATTGTCGAGAACTTGCAGAACTGCATAAATCTGTTGAAAACAGCCGAGAAACTTGTGCCGCATCTCGAGCAGCACAACATCAATGAGCTGCTGAAATCCATACCAATTCTAACGGAATATTGCACCTTGTAA
- the LOC117566819 gene encoding dnaJ homolog subfamily B member 1, whose product MYIKSTFLLTQAADDEEHNNINNSMKSLMSANLRSITTEISEGNYELAMRLINKGLASGKKNSESNQDHVMALLELKNILVRLRLKGESPDQTFGPTLKSNALPHSFSIEMLDVVQKVLRCRSHYEVLRISHHATYSEVKRAYKRLALRLHPDKNRAPGADEAFQRINEAADTLTDNQKRIDYNMLTVIGDCFGARKRRWSSGEADEDDEVEEYAEQMEAEFDAEEEYSQQRRPSYQPANQRVPQSQSLYQTEQLVIGLAASVVFIVITLQYMAKAPNFSFTPTSTHSVQLTSSINQVPYFVTPEFASSEQTPEQLQRMEEQIEEMYLTDLKYSCKQERKMRDKLLNRARNANNRNLRDHALKMPTPACHALVKIDQAKYKPLIIDNYDPGANEVWN is encoded by the exons atgtatatcaagtCCACATTTCTGCTTACGCAAGCTGCTGACGACGAGgaacacaacaacatcaacaacagcatgaAATCATTAATGTCCGCCAACCTGCGGAGCATCACAACTGAGATTAGCGAGGGCAACTATGAGCTGGCCATGCGCCTGATCAACAAAGGTCTTGCCAGCGGCAAGAAGAACAGCGAGAGCAATCAAGACCATGTTATGGCATTGCTGGAGCTGAAGAACATTTTGGTGCGTCTGCGACTAAAAGGCGAATCACCAGATCAGACATTTGGACCCACACTGAAATCGAATGCTTTGCCACACAGCTTTAGCATCGAGATGCTGGACGTGGTTCAGAAGGTGTTGCGTTGTCGCAGCCACTACGAAGTGTTGCGCATCTCGCATCATGCCACCTATTCGGAGGTGAAGCGTGCCTACAAACGTTTGGCACTGCGTCTGCATCCGGACAAGAATCGAGCGCCTGGCGCCGACGAAGCCTTTCAACGCATCAATGAGGCAGCCGACACATTGACCGACAATCAGAAGCGCATCGATTACAATATGCTGACGGTAATTGGCGATTGTTTTGGTGCGAGAAAGCGACGTTGGAGCAGCGGAGAAGCGGACGAGGACGATGAGGTGGAAGAGTATGCAGAGCAAATGGAGGCGGAATTTGATGCGGAGGAGGAATACAGTCAGCAGCGTCGTCCATCATATCAGCCAGCGAATCAACGTGTGCCGCAGTCACAGTCGCTCTACCAGACCGAGCAGCTGGTCATTGGACTCGCTGCCTCGGTGGTGTTCATAGTTATAACGCTGCAGTACATGGCCAAAGCGCCGAACTTTAGTTTCACGCCCACCAG CACCCACAGCGTGCAGCTGACGAGTAGCATCAATCAAGTGCCCTACTTTGTGACGCCCGAGTTTGCGAGCAGCGAACAAACGCCGGAGCAACTGCAGCGCATGGAGGAGCAGATCGAGGAGATGTATCTGACGGATCTGAAGTACAGTTGCAAGCAGGAGCGCAAGATGC GCGATAAGTTGCTCAATCGCGCACGCAACGCAAACAATCGCAACTTGCGGGATCACGCTCTAAAGATGCCAACGCCCGCTTGTCATGCTCTCGTCAAGATCGATCAGGCCAAGTACAAACCGCTAATTATCGATAATTACGATCCTGGCGCCAATGAGGTTTGGAACTGA